From the Carya illinoinensis cultivar Pawnee chromosome 4, C.illinoinensisPawnee_v1, whole genome shotgun sequence genome, one window contains:
- the LOC122306805 gene encoding protein FAR1-RELATED SEQUENCE 5-like isoform X2, which yields MAAPPRPHHHGQGMGEGEEHAFDRQEERETSYGSPGEREIDDCTPGTSHVVPSSKGDDMIEEPKSGMEFNSFEDLFSYYKQYAKKCGFGVMTQRSERSEDQSVRYVTIGCARGGKARIKTSNVANPRPTGKTDCKARINALRVDGKMQLTTVNNSHNHVISPQKSRFYRCNREVSETVKRVLDTNDLAGIRLNKSYGSLVVGAGGFENLPFLEKDCRNYIEKARHLRLGAGGAGALRDYFLRMQYKNHGFFALMDLDDDGRLKNVFWADPRSRAAYKYFGDVVTFDTTYLTNRYGMPFAPFVGVNHHGQSILLGAGLISSEDTETFIWLFQTWLQCMDGVAPKAIITDQDRAMKNAIAIVFPETRHRFCLWHILKKAPEKLGAYAAYKSGLKTELMKCVYDTQTIEEFEKCWSVFINTYHLHENVWLKSLYLERAHWVPIFLRDHFWAGMSTTQRSESMNAFFDGYVHSKTNLKEFVDQFDNALKRKIENENQAEFLSFSGTIPCVSRSPIEKKFQVLYTNAKFKEVQQQVIGVLDLDPSLQTMDGVMKSYLVEDEVRIHEFTKQVTYFVDFNVDDCNANCSCGLFQMRGILCRHILAVFKTNGVKSLPDRYILDRWRKDIKRRYTLIRSSYDAQDERPNGNRQSILLNMCYEMIDYAVESDNFFEDAKKRIHEMTGLYRQNHRPNSSGQTVSEPGVTILDGAVVGSSQQVKSPLVVRGKGRPPSLRRASRMETEMRKIKAKQKKAQVGGKRKQRDDNHTVAMGTYRNLFGPSEADITNDGQFTVMDSSGTTQSVQPMFFGSQESVHPMVGSQESIFYDWMTHNQSSLGGDGSGALM from the exons GGCATGGGAGAAGGGGAAGAACATGCATTTGATAGACAAGAAGAGAGGGAAACTTCATATGGCAGTCCAGGTGAACGTGAAATCGACGATTGCACTCCAGGTACATCACATGTAGTGCCATCGTCGAAAGGTGATGATATGATTGAGGAGCCAAAGTCGGGCATGGAGTTCAATTCATTTGAAGATTTGTTTAGCTATTATAAGCAGTATGCTAAGAAATGcgggtttggggtgatgacacaaaggagtgagaggTCAGAAGATCAAAGTGTCAGATATGTTACTATTGGTTGTGCACGGGGAGGGAAGGCACGGATTAAGACATCCAATGTTGCCAACCCACGTCCGACGGGAAAGACAGACTGCAAGGCAAGGATAAATGCGTTGAGAGTCGATGGAAAGATGCAGTTGACAACAGTCAATAATTCACATAATCATGTTATCAGCCCACAGAAATCTCGCTTCTATCGATGTAACAGAGAAGTGAGTGAGACAGTTAAAAGAGTCCTTGACACCAACGATTTAGCTGGTATCCGACTGAACAAGAGTTACGGATCTCTTGTAGTTGGCGCAGGTGGCTTTGAGAACCTGCCATTTCTGGAAAAGGATTGTCGCAATTACATCGAGAAAGCCCgtcatctacgacttggtgcagGTGGTGCTGGAGCACTTCGTGATTATTTCTTAAGGATGCAATACAAGAATCATGGATTTTTTGCATTGATGGATTTAGACGATGACGGgagattaaaaaatgttttttgggcAGATCCACGTAGTCGGGCAGCCTATAagtattttggtgatgtcgtgacattcgacaccacatacctgactaataggtatgggatgccctttgcaccatttgttggtgtaaaccaccacggGCAGTCGATTCTTTTAGGAGCTGGGTTGATTTCCAGTGAGGACACGGAGACGTTTATATGGCTTTTCCAAACCTGGTTGCAATGTATGGACGGAGTAGCTCCGAAGGCGATTATTACTGATCAAGACagagcaatgaaaaatgcaattgctaTTGTCTTCCCAGAAACTCGACATAGATTTTGCCTATGGCATATACTGAAGAAGGCCCCTGAGAAGCTTGGGGCATATGCTGCATATAAAAGTGGGTTGAAAACCGAGTTGATGAAATGTGTATACGACACACAAACTATTGAGGAGTTTGAAAAATGTTGGTCCGTGTTTATTAATACATACCACTTACATGAGAATGTGTGGTTGAAAAGTTTATATTTGGAGCGTGCGCATTGGGTACCCATTTTTCTAAGAGACCATTTTTGGGCGGGAATGAGTACCACTCAGCGCAGCGAGAGTATGAATGCTTTCTTTGATGGTTATGTCCATTCAAAGACAAACCTGAAAGAGTTTGTCGACCAGTTTGACAATGCgctaaaaaggaaaattgagaatgaaaatcaaGCAGAGTTTCTTTCCTTTAGTGGCACCATTCCCTGCGTATCTAGATCGccaattgaaaagaaatttcagGTGTTGTACACGAACGCAAAATTCAAGGAAGTTCAACAGCAAGTTATCGGTGTGCTTGATTTGGATCCATCTTTACAGACAATGGATGGTGTAATGAAGAGTTAtttggtagaagatgaagttcgtATTCATGAGTTCACAAAACAGGTTACATATTTTGTGGATTTTAATGTCGATGACTGCAATGCAAACTGTTCATGTGGTTTATTTCAGATGAGGGGAATACTGTGTAGGCATATTTTGGCTGTATTCAAGACAAATGGTGTAAAATCATTGCCAGATCGGTACATTTTAGACCGATGGCGGAAGGACATCAAGAGAAGATACACGTTAATCCGATCTAGCTACGATGCGCAGGAtgagaggccaaatggtaaTAGACAATCAATTCTTCTGAATATGTGTTATGAGATGATAGATTACGCGGTGGAATCTGATAACTTCTTTGAAGATGCCAAGAAGAGGATACATGAGATGACTGGATTATATCGTCAGAACCATCGACCCAATTCTAGCGGCCAAACAG TTTCGGAACCTGGGGTTACAATACTAGATGGGGCTGTAGTTGGTAGCTCACAACAAGTGAAGAGTCCACTTGTTGTTAGAGGAAAAGGAAGACCTCCATCTCTTAGAAGAGCATCCAGGATGGAGACAGAAATGCGGAAGATTAAAGCCAAACAGAAGAAAGCACAAGTGGGTGGAAAACGAAAACAG CGAGATGACAATCATACAGTAGCTATGGGCACATATAGGAATTTATTTGGGCCATCAGAAGCAGATATAACCAATGATGGACAATTTACg GTCATGGACAGTAGTGGGACCACGCAAAGTGTTCAGCCTATGTTTTTTGGTAGTCAAGAAAGTGTTCATCCTATGGTTGgtagtcaagaaagt attttttatgattggATGACACACAACCAAAGCTCCCTGGGTGGAGATGGGTCAGGAGCATTGATGTAA
- the LOC122306805 gene encoding protein FAR1-RELATED SEQUENCE 5-like isoform X1, producing the protein MAAPPRPHHHGQGMGEGEEHAFDRQEERETSYGSPGEREIDDCTPGTSHVVPSSKGDDMIEEPKSGMEFNSFEDLFSYYKQYAKKCGFGVMTQRSERSEDQSVRYVTIGCARGGKARIKTSNVANPRPTGKTDCKARINALRVDGKMQLTTVNNSHNHVISPQKSRFYRCNREVSETVKRVLDTNDLAGIRLNKSYGSLVVGAGGFENLPFLEKDCRNYIEKARHLRLGAGGAGALRDYFLRMQYKNHGFFALMDLDDDGRLKNVFWADPRSRAAYKYFGDVVTFDTTYLTNRYGMPFAPFVGVNHHGQSILLGAGLISSEDTETFIWLFQTWLQCMDGVAPKAIITDQDRAMKNAIAIVFPETRHRFCLWHILKKAPEKLGAYAAYKSGLKTELMKCVYDTQTIEEFEKCWSVFINTYHLHENVWLKSLYLERAHWVPIFLRDHFWAGMSTTQRSESMNAFFDGYVHSKTNLKEFVDQFDNALKRKIENENQAEFLSFSGTIPCVSRSPIEKKFQVLYTNAKFKEVQQQVIGVLDLDPSLQTMDGVMKSYLVEDEVRIHEFTKQVTYFVDFNVDDCNANCSCGLFQMRGILCRHILAVFKTNGVKSLPDRYILDRWRKDIKRRYTLIRSSYDAQDERPNGNRQSILLNMCYEMIDYAVESDNFFEDAKKRIHEMTGLYRQNHRPNSSGQTVSEPGVTILDGAVVGSSQQVKSPLVVRGKGRPPSLRRASRMETEMRKIKAKQKKAQVGGKRKQRDDNHTVAMGTYRNLFGPSEADITNDGQFTVMDSSGTTQSVQPMFFGSQESVHPMVGSQESVRFLTYLGHFCNIIYYLIKICLFGLIIDFL; encoded by the exons GGCATGGGAGAAGGGGAAGAACATGCATTTGATAGACAAGAAGAGAGGGAAACTTCATATGGCAGTCCAGGTGAACGTGAAATCGACGATTGCACTCCAGGTACATCACATGTAGTGCCATCGTCGAAAGGTGATGATATGATTGAGGAGCCAAAGTCGGGCATGGAGTTCAATTCATTTGAAGATTTGTTTAGCTATTATAAGCAGTATGCTAAGAAATGcgggtttggggtgatgacacaaaggagtgagaggTCAGAAGATCAAAGTGTCAGATATGTTACTATTGGTTGTGCACGGGGAGGGAAGGCACGGATTAAGACATCCAATGTTGCCAACCCACGTCCGACGGGAAAGACAGACTGCAAGGCAAGGATAAATGCGTTGAGAGTCGATGGAAAGATGCAGTTGACAACAGTCAATAATTCACATAATCATGTTATCAGCCCACAGAAATCTCGCTTCTATCGATGTAACAGAGAAGTGAGTGAGACAGTTAAAAGAGTCCTTGACACCAACGATTTAGCTGGTATCCGACTGAACAAGAGTTACGGATCTCTTGTAGTTGGCGCAGGTGGCTTTGAGAACCTGCCATTTCTGGAAAAGGATTGTCGCAATTACATCGAGAAAGCCCgtcatctacgacttggtgcagGTGGTGCTGGAGCACTTCGTGATTATTTCTTAAGGATGCAATACAAGAATCATGGATTTTTTGCATTGATGGATTTAGACGATGACGGgagattaaaaaatgttttttgggcAGATCCACGTAGTCGGGCAGCCTATAagtattttggtgatgtcgtgacattcgacaccacatacctgactaataggtatgggatgccctttgcaccatttgttggtgtaaaccaccacggGCAGTCGATTCTTTTAGGAGCTGGGTTGATTTCCAGTGAGGACACGGAGACGTTTATATGGCTTTTCCAAACCTGGTTGCAATGTATGGACGGAGTAGCTCCGAAGGCGATTATTACTGATCAAGACagagcaatgaaaaatgcaattgctaTTGTCTTCCCAGAAACTCGACATAGATTTTGCCTATGGCATATACTGAAGAAGGCCCCTGAGAAGCTTGGGGCATATGCTGCATATAAAAGTGGGTTGAAAACCGAGTTGATGAAATGTGTATACGACACACAAACTATTGAGGAGTTTGAAAAATGTTGGTCCGTGTTTATTAATACATACCACTTACATGAGAATGTGTGGTTGAAAAGTTTATATTTGGAGCGTGCGCATTGGGTACCCATTTTTCTAAGAGACCATTTTTGGGCGGGAATGAGTACCACTCAGCGCAGCGAGAGTATGAATGCTTTCTTTGATGGTTATGTCCATTCAAAGACAAACCTGAAAGAGTTTGTCGACCAGTTTGACAATGCgctaaaaaggaaaattgagaatgaaaatcaaGCAGAGTTTCTTTCCTTTAGTGGCACCATTCCCTGCGTATCTAGATCGccaattgaaaagaaatttcagGTGTTGTACACGAACGCAAAATTCAAGGAAGTTCAACAGCAAGTTATCGGTGTGCTTGATTTGGATCCATCTTTACAGACAATGGATGGTGTAATGAAGAGTTAtttggtagaagatgaagttcgtATTCATGAGTTCACAAAACAGGTTACATATTTTGTGGATTTTAATGTCGATGACTGCAATGCAAACTGTTCATGTGGTTTATTTCAGATGAGGGGAATACTGTGTAGGCATATTTTGGCTGTATTCAAGACAAATGGTGTAAAATCATTGCCAGATCGGTACATTTTAGACCGATGGCGGAAGGACATCAAGAGAAGATACACGTTAATCCGATCTAGCTACGATGCGCAGGAtgagaggccaaatggtaaTAGACAATCAATTCTTCTGAATATGTGTTATGAGATGATAGATTACGCGGTGGAATCTGATAACTTCTTTGAAGATGCCAAGAAGAGGATACATGAGATGACTGGATTATATCGTCAGAACCATCGACCCAATTCTAGCGGCCAAACAG TTTCGGAACCTGGGGTTACAATACTAGATGGGGCTGTAGTTGGTAGCTCACAACAAGTGAAGAGTCCACTTGTTGTTAGAGGAAAAGGAAGACCTCCATCTCTTAGAAGAGCATCCAGGATGGAGACAGAAATGCGGAAGATTAAAGCCAAACAGAAGAAAGCACAAGTGGGTGGAAAACGAAAACAG CGAGATGACAATCATACAGTAGCTATGGGCACATATAGGAATTTATTTGGGCCATCAGAAGCAGATATAACCAATGATGGACAATTTACg GTCATGGACAGTAGTGGGACCACGCAAAGTGTTCAGCCTATGTTTTTTGGTAGTCAAGAAAGTGTTCATCCTATGGTTGgtagtcaagaaagtgtaagatTTCTCACTTATCTAGGccatttttgtaatattatttattatttgataaagaTTTGTTTATTTGGATTAAtcatagattttttatga